A window of Podarcis muralis chromosome 10, rPodMur119.hap1.1, whole genome shotgun sequence genomic DNA:
CAGGGCTGGGAACATCTCTTGCCTGAAACCAGAGACAGCAgctcccagtcagtgtagacaagactgacTTTGATAGACCAGTGATCCGGCATGGTACATAAGGCAGCTGTCTATGTGAAAATGCAGGTGTTTGTGCGCAGTTGTTAattatgcggggcggggcttacctgcccctccctccatatttaattcattttttttattaattttcacaaaattataaacaaacaaaacacacaaacataaatcataaccttattaaaaatcACACTTATTAACATCGTtgagtgacttcctcgcttcccctcggTTGAATTTCCATGCATATCCTTATAAAGGCTTTCCAAGTCCATATTTTAATCAGCGTGCATTTTGCAACCAGCAGATCACCTCCGAGGCGCCTCTTTCCCTCGCCCGCGTTTCTTTTACGCGCAGCCCAGAGTTCCTTTAAGGACTGCCGCTCTGCTTGCTCTCCCCTGGAGCCAACGCTCCGCACGATCGGGTAAATCTTCGCTGCCAGCTTTGCAAATCCGACGGAAGGAAGAGGGAGAGCGAGGAATGACTAAGAGAGACCTCCCGGCACCTCCGCTCCGCTCGCTCGTACCGTATAAAGAGCCTCTCCACCAGCAAGCGGGTCGCAATGGACCGCCGCCGCCCGCGTCCAactcggcagcagcagcagcagcagcatgcggCCCGCGCAGGACGTCGCCAAGGAAGGTAAGAGGCGGGCACTGGGCGGGCGGGCCGAGCTGTGATTGGTGCGTCTCCGGCGGCGGCGCTGCGCGATTGGCCCGTCCACTCTCTCCGCTCTGCTCCCTCTCCAGGTGTCGCTTGGCCGGTGCTGCTCTTGCTGTGGGCGCTCGAGAAGCCGCTGGGAGGAGGCTGCTCCGCGGCCGAGTGTGCCGGGGAAGACGCCGACTGCCGCTTCTTAGCTGTGGCTGATCTCTTCGACCGGGTCATCCTGCACTCCAACAGGATCTACAGGCTCTCCACAGCCCTCCACTTAGATCTGGTGGTGAGTTTCTGGGCTTGTCCCAACTTCCGCGCCCCCTTACTTCCAGTCTCGAGCTGCGGTGGGTTGATTTTAAAATATGTGgcggaaggaggggggaaatgatgtcgttgctcttgtttttatgtatatttttattatgtatgatgtgtttttatattgtaattttatgctgtgaaacACCCCGAgactatagggttgccatatttcaagtaaAAGAAATCCAGacacccccaaagttgttgaggtgcaTTTTTTCAGGAAATCTCCAAAATTCCGCCTTCCAGAAATTCCACCCCGGCCGTcacttccgcctttgaaatcccgttAACGTCCAGAAAACCCCAGACTTATGGCAGCACTAggtataaaaaattaataaataataatagttgaaCACAGAAGACTAACTGCCCAATTGTGTGCATATTTACGGTATTCAAATATTCTTTCCCAccccatatatatatgtgtgtgttgttgctgttgttgttgttgtgtgtgtgtgtatacacatataCAAATAGACACCTACTCATACTTCCTTTCAGAAGTTTAAAAAACATTGTGATGTAGTGGTTGGGAGAGAACCAGCTTCAAATTGCCACTCTTACTTAAAGCTCATTGCTGCGGTTTAGGGGGACGTCACTTTTTCCCAGCCTAACCCACCTTGCAAGGCTGTTGTGAGAGTTAAAGTGAGGGCAGGGGAGAAGAACTACGTagactgccttgagctccttggaggacaggTGGGGTTAAAATGAAAAGGTGGATGGATAATGCTAGGATAGCAGTCTTTATTTCATAACCCCATCTTCCTGAGCATGAAGCCTACAGGTGCATCGCTTGCAAACCTGTGAGTTCAATAGCTATTTCCTCATATGTATTTTGGGAGCCGTAGCTGTTAGGTGCAATACGGTACCTTTGGATGCACATGGTACCAGACAACATCTGGTTTTGTTGCACCATCAGGGAAGTATTAGGTGCTGTCCTATCCATGCAGCCTCCTCAAGCTGTCGACTGTGGAAAAGATCTATGCTCTGGCAAATTAACTCCTGAGACCTTCTTCTTTCATTTGCAGGGGAAATATTTTCTACCTGGTGGGAACGAGCTGACCAAATCTGTTGGCAAATGCCACACCTCCTGGTTGTTGACTCCCAATGCCAAAGAATATGTTCAGAAAATGCCAGTAAGTACAACATGGCATGATCTACATTGCTGATGTAGCCAGTTACCCAGTTTGGGGGCAAGAGATTTGGCCACTAGACAACCAGTGGATCCTTCCAGCACAGTCTCTCTGACAAACATCACTTCCATACTTGTTAGTGATTATTCAACTTGATTTGTTTgcccaatttggggggggggaggttctatGATGCCCATGTTTTATTGGGGACCCATTTGGATTTGCTTACAGAAAGCTTTTGTGGAGGTGACACTATGTCTAACATTCGGTGGGGAGGTTCTACAACATTGTGTCAATCAAATGCCCCACTCTTTCCAGTGCACTTTCATTATCGCAAAATGTGGTTGttggctgttgtttttaagtaaGTGAATTCATTGCACCAGAATGCCAAAACCGCTCATGTTCTGGAGGAAGAGTTGGCTGCCTGCATCCACATTAAATTTatgctccctcttccttcttccttctcctctgccaTTAACTTGGTCAAGTTGTATTCCAACATGCACCTCTCTGATCTACACCAACCTTTGGGACTCCTCAGTGGTTCTCCTCTACCTTTGATGCTCTGCTGATGCCTGGCCCACCACCTCCTTCCTCTTTGCACTCTGCCCATGTCTTTGCTTCTTTCCGCAGAGCCATATGCTCTAATCTCTTGTTCTTCCTCTCCCTACTTCCCTTTCTCTACCAGTTATCTCTCCTTCTGCAGCTCTATGTATCTTTTCATCATTTCTCACCTGTCTAGCTTGAAGAGTTCAGGGCTGTGCTAGTCCCCTTCTAATCTCCCGTCCTCTTCATCTCATCCCTTCCTCTTTCCTGGTTACCATCTCCCTTGCCCTCTTCCTCCTTTCAGTCACAAAAAcggtctctttttctctcccactAGAGTCAGtcagcatggtgccctccagatattgccggactacaactcccatcatctctgaccattggtaacgctggctatggctgatgggagttggagtccaacaccatctggaagcCACCATGTTGGCCATGCTTGCACCAGAGGAAAAAGGAAGCAGTTTTCACTTACCACCATCCCTGTGCCCTCACCCCCAAAAAAGCTGCCATGGAAGATCAGTGCACCCTTTGGAACAGCATGGGAGGTGGCATTGGAAGGTGCAAGGTGAAGGAGGAATTGGGGCTTGGAGGGGAACTCACCTCCTCTGCTTCCTTCAGCAGAGCATCCCATGAGCAGAATTTTCACTCATGGGGAGTCTTGACCCAACTCACAACGCTGAATATCCTGGAAGGGAACAGGGATGGAAAGGACAGCCAAGGCAAATTGATATTTGTCTTCTTTTATCTGTCTCTCTTGTACACTCAGAGAGAAGAGCTAACGCAATTGATCCTAAGGCTTTTGCAAGCCTGGAAAGAGCCTCTGTCCCACTTTGACCAGAGCAGAGTCCATCGTCCTAAATTGTCGGATGGGAACCTGCACAAAGCCAAGGAAATCAGCAACATGCTGCAGGAGCTGGAGACGGGAGTGGAAAAAATCACGGAGAAGGCTAGTTTGGTTAAATTCAGGCAGAACCGAACTTTGCTTGTGACTTGTATGTTGTGCCCTGCGGGAAACAGGCCTTAGGGATCTTTTTCAGCCCTTTACCAGCCCTCATTCCCTTCTAAGAAGTCTTTTAAGAGCCACATGCCcttaccagagttcaaggacaaattccaggcaggcaaacagCAGTCAAGGAGAGTGCAAAGCAGGctggagaggggtgtggcctgggaagaggaggtgtggcTAAGGAGGGGGTGGAGCCTCAGGAGAATCTCAAGAGCTCAACAGAGAAGCAAAGGGTGCTTAGTGAAGAGATCCCATTGGTATAAGTTTTCTAAAGTATCCCTGTGAGATA
This region includes:
- the LOC114605534 gene encoding prolactin-like yields the protein MASGISGSVLEKIFEKLEALDRKADLQTAKIEQNTESLNKLTGQVAQNAQSIGELKEAVGENRKLAEDTSQRLGELEKERQQLPVSVDKTDFDRPVIRHGVAWPVLLLLWALEKPLGGGCSAAECAGEDADCRFLAVADLFDRVILHSNRIYRLSTALHLDLVGKYFLPGGNELTKSVGKCHTSWLLTPNAKEYVQKMPREELTQLILRLLQAWKEPLSHFDQSRVHRPKLSDGNLHKAKEISNMLQELETGVEKITEKMQSMGIFSNSLSGVGSSEAAGLSINNEGNLMSDYEFIHCFRRDSNKVQNYLKVLKCRIVPANSC